The following proteins are co-located in the Flectobacillus major DSM 103 genome:
- a CDS encoding copper homeostasis protein CutC produces MKVEVCAYSFESCLAAEQGGANRVELCASPYEGGTTPSAGLIQLVKKNLSIEVHVMIRPRGGDFCYSDHEILVMEQDILMAKQLEANGIVLGILQKNGQVNIQQTAHLVQLAHPMTVTFHRAIDMTPDYFQALEDIIEAGCHRVLTSGQANLAIEGIKNLKKLTQQAAGRIQIMIGSGVNTRNALQLASLQPDALHFTGKSTRDSVMEFRKEGIAMGGLSEVPEYEIMYSDVQKIKAMVNLLHEAV; encoded by the coding sequence ATGAAAGTAGAAGTTTGTGCTTACTCCTTTGAGTCTTGCTTGGCAGCAGAACAAGGAGGAGCCAACCGTGTAGAGCTATGTGCTTCGCCATACGAAGGCGGAACAACCCCTTCAGCAGGACTCATCCAACTTGTAAAAAAAAATCTTTCGATAGAAGTTCATGTGATGATTAGGCCAAGAGGTGGCGATTTTTGTTATTCAGACCACGAAATTCTTGTAATGGAACAGGATATTCTTATGGCAAAACAACTAGAAGCCAATGGAATTGTTTTGGGTATTCTTCAAAAAAATGGGCAAGTCAATATTCAACAAACAGCTCATTTGGTACAATTAGCTCATCCCATGACAGTTACCTTCCACCGAGCTATAGATATGACTCCCGATTACTTTCAGGCACTCGAAGATATTATTGAAGCAGGCTGCCACCGAGTACTAACCTCGGGACAGGCAAATTTAGCTATTGAAGGTATCAAAAACCTAAAAAAACTAACACAACAAGCCGCAGGCCGTATCCAAATCATGATTGGTAGTGGCGTAAATACCCGAAATGCCTTACAACTGGCTTCATTACAACCCGATGCCCTACATTTTACAGGGAAATCAACACGTGATTCTGTCATGGAATTCAGGAAAGAGGGTATTGCTATGGGTGGCCTTTCTGAAGTGCCTGAATACGAAATTATGTATTCCGACGTTCAGAAAATCAAAGCTATGGTAAACTTGCTACACGAGGCTGTGTAA
- a CDS encoding DUF2795 domain-containing protein → MYWTLELASYLEDAPWPATKDELIDYAIRTGSPLEVVENLQELEDDGQPYESIEEIWPDYPTKDDFFFNEDEY, encoded by the coding sequence ATGTATTGGACACTCGAACTTGCATCATATTTAGAAGATGCCCCATGGCCTGCAACAAAAGATGAATTAATTGACTATGCTATCCGTACAGGTTCGCCTTTGGAAGTGGTCGAAAACTTACAAGAATTAGAAGATGACGGTCAGCCTTATGAAAGTATCGAAGAAATTTGGCCAGATTATCCGACTAAAGACGATTTCTTCTTTAATGAAGATGAATATTGA
- a CDS encoding leucyl aminopeptidase family protein encodes MQIQLFSEISQTNKVAIYLLWQNENLAQQLTTIASQNQVEVELLQNDFKADWKEILSFYTPNATKIILLGLGKNSDSGQVIRAVRTLFAQQKSKFPNEVTVVANHLPTQQIEWIVNGIVLGGYDIKLYKTDEKSVPAIYGEDALVKLLVEPAQLDVVQHFVQKGQATAETQIQIFDLMNAPANKKTPQVLVDWAIESAKKYGYDTKILYQKDLQEQGLEALLAVGQGSEHDSALIIVEYRGQNAGKTVGLVGKGVTFDTGGISIKSSSNMHLMKSDMGGAAAVLGTVELAAKLQLPVHLVGIVPTCENAVDAKSFKPSDVIGSYLGKTIEIIDTDAEGRVILADGLGYMVKNYTPDVLIDLATLTGSCIATLGYHAAGLFTNNDTLALQLVQAGDTTGERLWRLPLWDVYNEDLSSDIADLRNYSGKPLAGAITAAKFLEAFTEKHPKWAHLDIAGTAYGDADFASQRAGTAYGIRLLINFLSTLS; translated from the coding sequence ATGCAAATACAGCTTTTCTCCGAAATATCGCAAACCAATAAGGTGGCTATTTATTTGCTTTGGCAAAACGAAAACCTTGCCCAGCAATTGACAACCATTGCTTCACAAAACCAAGTAGAGGTTGAATTACTTCAAAATGATTTCAAAGCCGACTGGAAAGAAATCCTATCTTTTTATACTCCTAATGCTACCAAAATCATCTTGTTAGGTTTGGGGAAAAATAGCGATTCTGGACAAGTGATTCGTGCCGTAAGAACATTGTTTGCACAACAAAAAAGCAAATTCCCCAACGAAGTAACCGTTGTGGCAAATCACTTGCCAACCCAACAAATCGAATGGATAGTCAATGGTATTGTTTTGGGGGGCTATGACATTAAGCTTTATAAAACCGATGAAAAGAGTGTGCCTGCAATATATGGCGAGGACGCTCTGGTAAAGCTATTGGTTGAGCCAGCACAACTTGATGTTGTACAGCATTTTGTTCAAAAAGGACAAGCAACTGCCGAAACGCAAATTCAGATATTTGACTTGATGAATGCTCCTGCCAACAAAAAAACACCACAAGTATTGGTAGATTGGGCTATTGAATCGGCAAAAAAATATGGATATGATACCAAAATTTTGTACCAAAAAGACTTACAAGAACAAGGCTTAGAGGCTTTGTTGGCTGTAGGGCAAGGAAGTGAGCATGATTCGGCCCTGATTATTGTAGAATACAGAGGTCAGAATGCAGGAAAAACGGTTGGTTTGGTAGGCAAAGGAGTTACTTTCGATACAGGAGGGATTTCTATCAAATCGTCGAGCAATATGCACTTGATGAAATCTGATATGGGAGGGGCAGCAGCTGTATTGGGTACGGTAGAATTAGCGGCCAAACTTCAATTGCCTGTTCACCTTGTTGGGATTGTACCTACCTGTGAAAATGCTGTAGATGCTAAGTCATTTAAACCTAGCGATGTTATTGGCTCGTATTTGGGGAAAACCATCGAAATTATCGACACCGATGCCGAAGGTAGGGTTATATTGGCCGATGGGTTGGGTTATATGGTGAAAAACTATACTCCCGATGTTCTGATAGATTTGGCAACTCTAACAGGGAGTTGTATTGCTACGTTGGGGTATCATGCTGCAGGGTTGTTTACCAATAACGATACATTGGCTCTTCAATTGGTGCAGGCGGGCGATACTACTGGCGAGCGTTTATGGCGTTTACCTTTGTGGGATGTCTACAATGAAGACCTCAGCTCGGATATTGCTGATTTACGCAATTATTCAGGAAAACCTTTGGCTGGGGCTATTACGGCTGCTAAATTCTTGGAAGCATTTACCGAAAAACACCCCAAATGGGCTCACCTCGATATTGCAGGTACTGCCTATGGCGATGCTGATTTTGCTTCGCAACGTGCAGGTACAGCGTATGGAATACGTTTGTTAATTAACTTTTTAAGTACATTATCATAG